In Lotus japonicus ecotype B-129 chromosome 5, LjGifu_v1.2, one genomic interval encodes:
- the LOC130720461 gene encoding putative disease resistance protein RGA1 — MAEALLGAVFENLLSMVRNEFATISGIKGKAEKLSRTLELIKAIVEDAEEKQITNRSIKVWLQQLKDAVYILDDILDECSIESLRLGGLSSLKPKNIKFRYEIGKRLKDITRRFDDIAEGKTKFLLQEGVRERPAEVAEWRQTSSIIPQPQIYGRQDDKEKIVEFLLSQERDSDFLSVYPIVGLGGMGKTTLSQMVYNDNRVSDNFNPKTWICVSENFSVKRICCSIVESVTGEKYDALGLDVIERKVQTLLQSKRYLLVLDDVWNRNQEMEFGLSQEKWNQLKSVLLCGSKGSSVLVSTRDMDVAAIMGTCQAHCLRGLSVDDCWLLFKQYAFGANNEERVELVAIGKEIIKKCGGSPLAARALGGLLHSRNEEKEWVEVKESRLWNLQDERCIFPALRLSYFHLTPTLRQCFAFCAIFPKYTFIDKEDLIFLWMANGFISSRENMEAEHVGNMIWNELYQKSFFHIIHISDEGDTTFIMHDLVHDLAQSIMGNECVILKNANMTDLSSSTHHVVLDPSSEKLSFNKGTFEKVESLRTVYQLQFSIREISACFPTHHALRVLRTRSFNLSRLGSLIHLRYLELCDFEIKSLPDSICNLRKLEILKLKELRKLICLPEHLACLQNLRHLVIENCDSLSCMFPNIGKLSCLRTLSGYIVSSKIGHSLAELHDLKLGGEMHITGLENSGSSYEAQEANLKGKEDLRELWLTWNNKFHATNPDQVLEALQPHSNLKKLRIYGYAGLKSPSWIGMLNNLVDFQLHHCNECLQLSSLGRLPSLRKLKLRYVNNIQCMDDDESYNGVEVKAFPSLEQLSLYDLPKLEMLLKVERGEMFARLCSLRVRRCPKLELPSCIPSLTSLYLCEYTNELLRFFSRFTGITSLCLKNGQEDLPSLPVESLACLKNLDIYAFPRLKELPGELFNNLIALEHLEIRRCDELESLPEQGWEGLRSLRTLHFSNCEGLRSLPDGVRHLTSLETLTIWGCPTLKERCKEETGADWYKIAHVPQLEIK; from the exons ATGGCTGAAGCCTTACTTGGAGCTGTGTTTGAGAATTTACTCTCTATGGTTCGAAATGAATTTGCAACCATTTCTGGAATCAAGGGTAAGGCTGAAAAGCTGTCACGCACTCTAGAACTGATCAAGGCTATTGTAGAAGATGCTGAGGAGAAACAAATAACTAACCGATCCATAAAGGTATGGCTGCAGCAACTCAAAGATGCTGTTTACATTCTAGATGATATCCTTGATGAATGTTCCATAGAATCCCTTCGACTTGGTGGATTGTCCTCTCTGAAACCAAAGAACATCAAGTTCCGCTATGAGATTGGCAAAAGGCTGAAAGATATTACAAGGAGATTTGATGACATTGCTGAAGGTAAGACCAAGTTCCTTCTACAAGAGGGTGTTAGGGAAAGGCCAGCTGAAGTAGCTGAATGGCGCCAAACCAGCTCAATCATTCCCCAACCTCAAATATATGGACGACAAGATGATAAGGAGAAGATTGTGGAGTTCCTTCTCAGTCAAGAACGCGACTCTGACTTCCTTTCCGTCTATCCCATAGTTGGTTTAGGTGGAATGGGGAAAACAACACTTTCTCAGATGGTCTACAATGATAATAGGGTGAGTGACAATTTTAACCCAAAGACATGGATTTGCGTTTCTGAGAATTTCTCTGTCAAGAGAATTTGTTGTTCCATTGTAGAATCTGTCACAGGAGAAAAATATGATGCCTTGGGTTTGGATGTAatagaaagaaaagtgcaaACACTGTTACAAAGTAAAAGATATTTGCTGGTTCTGGACGATGTGTGGAACAGAAATCAAGAAATGGAATTTGGATTAAGTCAAGAGAAATGGAACCAGTTGAAATCTGTTCTGTTGTGTGGATCCAAAGGTTCGTCTGTTTTAGTATCCACTCGTGATATGGATGTTGCAGCAATCATGGGAACATGCCAAGCTCACTGTTTGCGTGGTCTATCTGTGGATGATTGTTGGTTGTTGTTCAAGCAATATGCATTTGGAGCTAACAATGAGGAGCGTGTTGAGCTTGTAGCTATAGGCAAGGAGATCATAAAAAAGTGTGGGGGATCACCTCTTGCAGCACGAGCATTAGGAGGTCTCTTACACTCAAGGAATGAGGAAAAGGAATGGGTTGAAGTTAAAGAAAGTAGGCTTTGGAATttacaagatgaaagatgtATTTTTCCTGCCTTGAGGTTGAGCTACTTTCACTTAACTCCAACTTTGAGGCAGTGTTTTGCATTCTGTGCCATATTTCCCAAATATACATTCATCGACAAGGAAGATCTGATCTTTCTTTGGATGGCCAATGGGTTTATCTCATCTAGGGAAAACATGGAGGCAGAACATGTTGGTAATATGATTTGGAATGAATTGTATCAAAAATCATTCTTCCATAttatccatataagtgatgaaGGAGATACTACTTTCATAATGCATGACCTTGTCCATGATCTTGCTCAATCTATCATGGGGAATGAATGTGTGATTTTGAAGAATGCAAACATGACAGATTTGTCTTCAAGCACACACCATGTTGTTTTAGATCCTAGTTCAGAAAAGTTATCATTCAATAAAGGAACTTTCGAGAAAGTTGAATCTTTACGAACAGTATATCAGCTACAATTTTCCATTAGAGAAATTTCGGCATGCTTCCCAACACACCACGCTCTTAGGGTATTACGGACACGTTCTTTCAATCTATCACGACTCGGGAGTTTAATTCATTTGAGGTATTTGGAGCTTTGTGATTTTGAGATAAAATCCTTGCCTGACTCAATTTGTAACTTGCGGAAATTGGAAATCTTGAAATTGAAAGAGTTGCGCAAACTTATTTGTCTACCTGAACACTTGGCTTGCTTACAGAATCTGAGACATCTTGTCATTGAAAATTGTGATTCATTGTCATGTATGTTCCCTAACATTGGAAAATTATCCTGCTTGAGAACATTAAGCGGATACATTGTCAGTTCAAAGATAGGGCATAGCTTGGCAGAATTACATGATTTAAAACTGGGAGGAGAGATGCACATCACAGGCCTCGAAAATTCTGGAAGTTCATATGAAGCTCAAGAGGCCAATTTGAAAGGTAAAGAGGACCTCCGCGAATTATGGTTGACATGGAATAACAAGTTTCATGCTACTAACCCCGATCAAGTACTTGAAGCGCTTCAACCTCACTCAAATCTTAAGAAGTTGAGAATATATGGCTATGCGGGACTAAAATCTCCGAGCTGGATTGGAATGCTCAACAATTTAGTTGATTTTCAACTTCATCATTGCAATGAATGCTTGCAACTTTCATCGCTTGGTAGACTTCCATCTTTAAGAAAACTTAAATTACGGTATGTGAATAATATCCAGTGTATGGATGATGATGAATCTTACAATGGTGTGGAGGTGAAAGCTTTCCCGTCTTTGGAGCAACTCTCATTATATGATTTACCCAAGTTAGAGATGTTGTTGAAAGTGGAAAGAGGGGAGATGTTTGCCCGTCTTTGTAGTTTGCGAGTTAGAAGGTGTCCTAAACTTGAGTTGCCATCATGCATTCCATCACTTACAAGCCTCTATTTATGCGAGTATACAAATGAGCTACTGAGGTTTTTCTCCCGTTTCACTGGTATTACCTCCCTCTGCCTTAAGAATGGCCAAGAAGACCTGCCATCCCTCCCAGTAGAATCACTGGCTTGTCTTAAAAATCTGGACATATATGCTTTCCCAAGATTAAAGGAGTTACCAGGTGAACTCTTCAACAATCTAATCGCTTTGGAGCATCTGGAAATCCGTCGGTGTGATGAGCTCGAGTCTTTGCCAGAGCAAG GTTGGGAAGGTCTTCGCTCCCTTCGAACTCTCCACTTTTCAAATTGTGAAGGATTGAGATCCTTGCCGGATGGTGTTCGACACCTCACTTCACTTGAGACTCTAACTATTTGGGGATGCCCAACATTGAAGGAGCGGTGtaaagaagaaactggggcGGATTGGTACAAGATAGCTCATGTTCCACAACTAGAAATTAAATGA
- the LOC130719047 gene encoding uncharacterized protein LOC130719047 encodes MMNNGIHRQSSLREKLKSSICCFTSSVHHDSLEHQGERIFNKLHIPRTPISPAGSYSGSSSSFWFKKSPTGASEFGTTHSTTPRGRSRGIRHRIGRRHHRQSLSADFSYDPSSYALNFENEEGHEELPIRNFSSRLPASPPSSPPINYSEELPKEIVGYS; translated from the coding sequence aTGATGAATAATGGGATTCATAGACAATCATCATTGAGGGAAAAGTTGAAATCTTCAATTTGTTGCTTCACGAGTAGCGTTCATCATGATTCATTAGAGCATCAAGGAGAAAGAATATTCAACAAATTGCACATACCCAGGACGCCCATTTCACCAGCAGGATCATATTCaggttcttcttcctctttttggTTCAAGAAATCACCAACCGGTGCTAGCGAGTTTGGCACGACCCATTCCACGACGCCTCGTGGCAGGAGTCGTGGTATCAGGCACCGCATTGGGCGTAGGCACCACCGTCAGTCACTATCCGCTGACTTCAGCTATGACCCTTCGAGCTACGCCCTCAACTTTGAAAATGAGGAAGGGCACGAGGAATTACCCATTAGAAACTTTAGCTCTCGGTTGCCGGCATCACCGCCATCTTCACCACCCATCAATTACTCCGAAGAACTCCCAAAAGAGATTGTTGGGTATAGCTGA
- the LOC130718713 gene encoding hydroxyproline O-arabinosyltransferase 1-like yields MGCSGNLFFTILITFSVALITYNIIISGNAPLRQDFPGPSRRPTITIDPIIEMPLRRHSSSSKRLFHTAVTASDSVYNTWQCRVMYHWFKKFQADPDSSMGGFTRILHSGKPDAFMDEIPTFVAQPLPSGMDQGYIVLNRPWAFVQWLQQADIKEDYILMSEPDHIIVKPIPNLAKDGMGAAFPFFYIEPKKYETVLRKYFPEENGPVTNIDPIGNSPVIVGKESLKKIAPTWMNVSLAMKKDPETDKAFGWVLEMYAYAVASALHGVRNILYKDFMIQPPWDKEIGKSYIIHYTYGCDYNMKGELTYGKIGEWRFDKRSYDHVAPPKNLTLPPPGVPESVVTLVKMVNEATASIPNWYS; encoded by the exons ATGGGTTGTAGTGGCAACTTGTTCTTCACAATTCTCATAACCTTCTCAGTGGCTCTCATAACCTACAACATCATCATCTCCGGCAATGCTCCTCTCCGCCAAGACTTCCCCGGCCCATCTCGCCGCCCCACCATTACCATCGACCCCATCATCGAGATGCCACTCCGCCGCCACAGCAGCTCTTCCAAGAGGCTCTTTCATACTGCTGTCACAGCTTCTGATTCCGTGTACAACACTTGGCAGTGCAGGGTCATGTACCACTGGTTCAAGAAGTTCCAGGCTGACCCTGATTCTTCCATGGGTGGGTTTACGAGGATCCTTCACTCTGGGAAGCCTGATGCGTTCATGGATGAGATCCCCACTTTTGTTGCTCAGCCTTTGCCTTCTGGAATGGATCAG GGTTACATAGTCCTTAACAGACCATGGGCATTTGTACAGTGGCTTCAACAAGCAGACATCAAAGAAGA TTACATATTGATGTCGGAGCCCGATCATATAATTGTCAAACCTATACCCAACTTAGCTAAAGATGGGATGGGAGCTGCATTCCCTTTCTTTTATATTGAGCCTAAGAAGTACGAGACGGTGCTACGGAAGTACTTCCCTGAGGAGAATGGACCTGTAACAAACATAGATCCAATTGGAAATTCACCAGTTATTGTTGGCAAG GAATCCCTTAAGAAGATTGCTCCCACTTGGATGAATGTTTCCCTGGCAATGAAGAAGGATCCTGAAACTGATAAAGCCTTTGGATGGGTGCTTGAAAT GTATGCTTATGCTGTTGCTTCGGCTCTTCATGGTGTTCGTAACATATTATACAAGGACTTCATGATTCAG CCTCCATGGGACAAAGAAATTGGCAAGTCTTACATTATTCACTATACTTATGGGTGCGACTATAATATGAAG GGTGAGCTGACCTATGGAAAGATTGGAGAATGGAGGTTTGATAAAAGATCTTATGATCATGTTGCTCCCCCCAAAAATCTAACATTGCCACCTCCTGGTGTTCCAGAAAGTGTG GTGACACTTGTAAAAATGGTGAATGAAGCTACTGCAAGTATTCCAAATTGGTACTCATAG